Proteins encoded by one window of Phenylobacterium soli:
- a CDS encoding DUF3604 domain-containing protein, translating to MGQQLDGRKRRWIVTGAVVAVTAGGIALAASDLPKATLRGTDAPPVAKPAKPSAPLPTEHLASWNPERNAYFGDLHVHTKLSFDAYIFNVRATPDDAYRFAKGEPIGHASGAQVRLAGGPLDFVAVTDHSEYIGAMEEANDPASPISKLPIVQGLFSSDPKQMQVAFNRMVFGYGAGTLPKEFSDPRIVSRAWNELQTAAARNYEPGRFTTFVGYEYTSAPDGRNLHRNVIFRTAKVPGAPYTALQSNDPENLWRTMDAWRGKGVEALAIPHNSNGSDGLMFDTMRLNGKPIDRTYAELRTRNEPLAEISQIKGTSETHPSLSPNDEWANFEIMERYIGVDMKVKHFRGGYVRQALKDGLVFQDRQGFNPFKFGFIGSTDTHNAAPGSAEEKNFFSKVGRVDFTPEQRMSIPPGGAKSWDGIDPNTAIRFQDWGASGLAGVWAEENTREAIYAALRRKETFATSGPRIRVRFFAGYDFPADLAKRPDLVTQAYAHGVPMGGDLLPAKGRAPRFLVWGVRDPNSGFLQRAQVVKGWIENGVAKERVFDVACSDHLSVDPATGRCPSNGASVDLKTCEPTRFKGDVELRTVWTDPTFDPKQRAFYYVRVLENPSCRWSTWDALRNGTPPNPTLPTTIMERAWSSPIWYEPKA from the coding sequence ATGGGCCAGCAACTGGACGGCCGCAAGCGCCGCTGGATCGTGACCGGGGCGGTGGTCGCCGTCACCGCGGGCGGCATCGCCCTGGCGGCCAGCGACCTGCCCAAGGCGACCTTGCGCGGGACCGACGCGCCGCCCGTCGCCAAGCCGGCGAAGCCTTCGGCACCCCTGCCGACCGAGCATCTGGCGAGCTGGAACCCGGAGCGGAACGCCTATTTCGGCGACCTGCACGTCCACACCAAGCTGTCGTTCGACGCCTACATCTTCAACGTCCGGGCCACGCCCGATGACGCCTACCGTTTCGCTAAGGGCGAGCCGATCGGCCACGCCTCGGGCGCCCAGGTGCGCCTGGCGGGCGGACCGCTCGACTTCGTCGCCGTCACCGACCACTCCGAGTACATCGGGGCGATGGAGGAGGCGAACGATCCGGCGAGCCCCATCTCCAAGCTGCCGATCGTCCAGGGCCTGTTCTCGTCCGATCCGAAGCAGATGCAGGTCGCCTTCAACCGGATGGTGTTCGGCTACGGCGCGGGGACTCTGCCCAAGGAGTTCAGCGATCCGCGGATCGTCTCCCGCGCCTGGAACGAGCTGCAGACGGCGGCGGCGCGCAACTACGAGCCCGGCCGCTTCACCACCTTCGTGGGCTACGAATACACCTCTGCGCCGGACGGCCGGAACCTCCACCGCAACGTGATCTTCCGCACCGCCAAGGTGCCGGGCGCGCCCTACACCGCCCTGCAGTCCAACGACCCCGAGAACCTGTGGCGGACCATGGACGCCTGGCGCGGAAAGGGCGTCGAGGCCCTGGCGATCCCGCACAATTCGAACGGCTCCGACGGGCTGATGTTCGACACGATGCGCCTGAACGGCAAGCCGATCGACCGGACCTACGCCGAGCTCCGCACCCGCAACGAGCCTCTGGCCGAGATCAGCCAGATCAAGGGCACCTCCGAGACCCATCCCTCGCTGTCGCCCAACGACGAGTGGGCCAACTTCGAGATCATGGAGCGCTACATCGGCGTCGACATGAAGGTGAAACACTTCCGGGGCGGCTATGTCCGCCAGGCGCTGAAGGACGGCCTCGTCTTCCAGGACCGGCAGGGCTTCAACCCGTTCAAGTTCGGCTTCATCGGCTCGACCGACACCCACAACGCCGCGCCGGGCTCGGCGGAGGAGAAGAACTTCTTCTCCAAGGTCGGCCGCGTCGACTTCACGCCGGAGCAGCGCATGTCGATCCCGCCGGGCGGGGCGAAGAGCTGGGACGGCATCGACCCGAACACCGCCATCCGCTTCCAGGACTGGGGCGCGTCTGGCCTGGCCGGCGTCTGGGCCGAGGAGAACACGCGGGAGGCGATCTACGCCGCCCTGCGCCGCAAGGAGACCTTCGCCACCTCCGGACCGCGCATCCGCGTCCGCTTCTTCGCCGGCTACGACTTCCCAGCCGATCTCGCCAAGCGCCCCGACCTGGTGACCCAGGCCTATGCCCACGGGGTGCCCATGGGCGGCGACCTGCTGCCCGCCAAGGGACGCGCGCCCAGGTTCCTGGTCTGGGGCGTGCGCGACCCGAACAGCGGCTTCCTGCAACGGGCGCAGGTGGTGAAGGGCTGGATCGAGAACGGCGTCGCCAAGGAGCGGGTGTTCGACGTCGCCTGCTCAGATCATCTGAGCGTGGACCCGGCGACCGGCCGCTGCCCCAGCAACGGCGCCAGCGTCGACCTGAAGACCTGCGAGCCGACCCGCTTCAAGGGCGACGTGGAGCTGCGCACGGTGTGGACGGATCCGACCTTCGATCCGAAGCAGCGCGCCTTCTACTATGTGCGGGTGCTCGAGAACCCGTCCTGCCGCTGGTCGACCTGGGACGCGCTGCGCAACGGCACGCCGCCAAACCCGACCCTGCCGACGACGATCATGGAGCGGGCCTGGTCTTCGCCCATCTGGTACGAGCCGAAGGCCTGA